One Acutalibacter muris DNA window includes the following coding sequences:
- the smpB gene encoding SsrA-binding protein SmpB codes for MPEKLNTKTIAQNKKAHHDYFVEESLEAGIELVGTEVKSLRQGRANLKDSWCSVVEGEMLLNGCHISAYEHGNIFNRDPMRVRRLLLHKREINRLYGLVKQQGYSLIPLSLYFKGSRVKVQVGLCRGKKLYDKRADMAKRDAQRDMERALKERNR; via the coding sequence ATGCCCGAAAAACTCAATACCAAAACCATCGCCCAAAACAAAAAAGCCCACCACGACTACTTCGTAGAGGAGAGCCTTGAGGCGGGCATAGAGCTGGTGGGCACAGAGGTCAAGTCCCTGCGCCAGGGCCGGGCCAACTTAAAGGATTCCTGGTGCTCGGTGGTGGAGGGGGAAATGCTCCTTAACGGCTGCCACATCAGCGCCTATGAACACGGCAACATCTTCAACCGGGACCCTATGAGGGTGCGAAGGCTCCTTCTGCACAAGCGGGAGATAAACCGGCTGTACGGCCTTGTGAAGCAGCAGGGCTACTCCCTTATCCCCCTGTCCCTCTACTTTAAGGGCAGCAGAGTCAAGGTGCAGGTGGGGCTCTGCAGGGGCAAGAAGCTCTATGATAAGCGGGCCGACATGGCAAAGCGGGACGCCCAGCGGGACATGGAGCGGGCCCTGAAGGAGCGAAACCGATAG
- the pepF gene encoding oligoendopeptidase F, translating to MELMTRKDVPQELTWDLTALYKTEADFQSDIDKVKALTDKIEGEYKGKLTTPENLLGCLDLYREWQQTLWFAANYKNLAASVDYNDPELQEEDGAMSRLCAQLASRLSFIDSEITAQPDSVLEAAIAVGGPNTGYLKELLWWKPHQLEPQTEKVLAALSPALGTPYNVYNMAKLADMRFPTFNAAGEEHPLGYSLFEDKYEYDPCTEVRREAFRRFSDKLREYQNVTAAAYQSQVQKEKTMAALRGFGSVFDYLLFDQHVTREMYDRQIDLIMGKLAPHMRRYARLIQKVHGLDKMTYADLKLPVDPSFSPKLTIEDSKNYIEKGLSILGEDYVQMVRDAYSERWVDFAQNQGKSTGGFCASPYGGHSFILFSWHGGMSDVFTLAHELGHAGHFKACNAAQSIFDTNVSTYFVEAPSTMNELIMAHYLLSTSEDKRFRRWVLSNMVGNTYYHNFVTHLLEAAYQREVYRIVDAGGSVQAETLSAIMKDTLQKFWGDAVELTEGAELTWMRQPHYYMGLYSYTYSAGLTVATAACKRIQTEGQPAVEDWKRVLRAGGTGTPLELAKMAGVDISTDGPLLDTIETIGGMIDEICAISDQL from the coding sequence ATGGAACTTATGACCCGCAAGGACGTGCCCCAGGAGCTCACCTGGGACCTTACGGCACTGTATAAGACCGAAGCCGATTTTCAGTCGGATATTGACAAGGTGAAGGCCCTGACTGATAAGATAGAGGGGGAGTATAAGGGAAAGCTCACCACCCCGGAGAACCTCCTCGGGTGCCTGGACCTCTACCGGGAGTGGCAGCAGACCCTGTGGTTCGCGGCGAACTACAAGAACCTGGCCGCTTCGGTGGATTATAACGACCCGGAGCTCCAGGAGGAGGACGGGGCCATGTCCCGGCTCTGCGCCCAGCTTGCAAGCCGCCTGAGCTTTATAGACAGCGAGATCACCGCCCAGCCGGACAGCGTGCTGGAGGCGGCTATAGCCGTGGGCGGGCCCAATACCGGCTACTTAAAGGAGCTGCTGTGGTGGAAGCCCCACCAGCTGGAGCCCCAGACCGAGAAGGTGCTGGCGGCCCTTTCGCCCGCTCTGGGGACCCCCTATAACGTTTACAATATGGCGAAGCTTGCGGATATGCGTTTCCCCACCTTTAACGCGGCGGGGGAGGAGCACCCCCTGGGCTACTCCCTGTTCGAGGATAAGTACGAGTACGACCCCTGCACAGAGGTTAGGCGGGAGGCCTTCCGCCGCTTTTCGGATAAGCTCCGGGAGTATCAGAACGTCACCGCCGCCGCCTACCAGAGCCAGGTCCAGAAGGAGAAGACCATGGCCGCACTCAGGGGCTTCGGCTCGGTGTTCGACTATCTCCTCTTTGACCAGCACGTGACCAGGGAGATGTACGACCGGCAGATAGATTTGATAATGGGGAAGCTGGCCCCGCATATGCGCCGGTACGCCCGGCTGATACAGAAGGTCCACGGTCTGGATAAGATGACCTACGCGGACTTAAAGCTCCCGGTGGACCCTTCGTTCTCCCCGAAGCTCACCATAGAGGACTCTAAAAACTACATTGAGAAGGGGCTCTCCATACTGGGAGAGGACTATGTGCAGATGGTCCGGGACGCTTACTCTGAGCGCTGGGTGGACTTTGCCCAAAACCAGGGCAAATCCACCGGCGGCTTCTGCGCCAGCCCCTATGGCGGGCACTCCTTTATCCTCTTCAGCTGGCACGGCGGTATGTCAGACGTGTTCACCCTGGCCCACGAGCTGGGCCACGCCGGGCACTTCAAGGCCTGCAACGCCGCCCAGTCCATCTTCGACACCAACGTGTCCACCTACTTTGTGGAGGCCCCCTCCACCATGAACGAGCTCATTATGGCCCACTACCTCTTGAGCACCAGCGAGGACAAGCGCTTCAGGCGCTGGGTGCTGAGCAATATGGTGGGCAACACCTACTACCACAACTTCGTCACCCACCTGCTGGAGGCCGCCTATCAGCGGGAGGTCTACAGGATAGTGGACGCGGGGGGCAGCGTGCAGGCCGAGACCTTAAGCGCCATTATGAAGGACACCCTCCAAAAGTTCTGGGGGGATGCGGTGGAGCTGACAGAGGGCGCGGAGCTCACCTGGATGCGCCAGCCCCACTACTATATGGGGCTCTACTCCTATACCTACTCCGCGGGCCTGACCGTGGCCACCGCCGCCTGCAAGCGCATACAGACCGAGGGGCAGCCCGCCGTAGAGGACTGGAAACGGGTCCTCAGGGCCGGCGGCACCGGCACGCCCCTGGAACTGGCGAAGATGGCCGGGGTGGATATCTCCACCGATGGGCCGCTGCTGGATACCATAGAGACCATTGGCGGCATGATAGACGAGATATGCGCCATATCGGACCAGCTCTAA
- a CDS encoding low molecular weight protein-tyrosine-phosphatase, whose protein sequence is MRILFVCLGNICRSPMAEFVMKDLAAKAGLELTIASAGTSGEELGNPVYPPARRKLMEHGIDPAGKTARQLSKSDYGEHDLIIGMERSNLRAMERLFGGDPEGKLRLLLDYTDRPGDVADPWFTRDFEAAWRDVSEGCRGLLNSIVKEKV, encoded by the coding sequence ATGAGAATACTCTTTGTGTGCCTTGGAAACATATGCCGCAGCCCTATGGCCGAGTTCGTGATGAAGGACCTGGCCGCAAAGGCGGGGCTTGAGCTCACCATAGCTTCGGCCGGCACCAGCGGCGAGGAGCTGGGCAACCCGGTATACCCGCCCGCAAGGCGCAAGCTCATGGAGCACGGCATAGACCCGGCGGGCAAAACCGCCCGGCAGCTTAGCAAAAGCGACTATGGGGAGCATGACCTGATAATAGGTATGGAGCGGAGCAATCTGCGGGCCATGGAGCGGCTTTTTGGCGGCGACCCGGAGGGTAAGCTCCGGCTGCTGCTGGACTATACGGACAGGCCGGGAGACGTGGCCGACCCATGGTTTACCCGGGATTTTGAGGCCGCCTGGCGGGACGTTTCAGAGGGCTGCCGGGGGCTGCTTAATAGTATTGTAAAGGAGAAGGTATAA
- a CDS encoding sugar phosphate isomerase/epimerase family protein translates to MQQPVIATFYDHILDISKQEGCSVGEALQEAKKLGVAALEVSCFNTAGRAEELSHELASAGLGVTTMPAFFSFESDGEVENRAKGIFEDAKAIGAKTLLVIPGFIPEGEDPEECTRRRIERTKRLSELADREGLALTMEDFDNESSPIATSRGMLRFMDAVPGLSACFDTGNFYFAGEDALEAYERLRGRIGHVHLKDRALGTDFGTEQRRTTSGGPMNPSPVGAGVIPMRELLDRIRAGGYRGAYTIEHYGAGPMLECLKRSVEWLVQRL, encoded by the coding sequence ATGCAACAGCCTGTCATAGCTACCTTTTACGACCATATACTGGATATCTCCAAGCAGGAGGGCTGCTCTGTAGGCGAAGCTTTACAGGAGGCCAAAAAGCTGGGCGTTGCCGCGCTGGAGGTCTCCTGCTTCAACACAGCGGGCCGGGCTGAGGAGCTCTCCCATGAGCTTGCCAGCGCGGGGCTGGGGGTGACTACTATGCCCGCCTTCTTCAGCTTTGAGAGCGACGGGGAGGTTGAGAACAGGGCGAAGGGGATATTTGAGGACGCGAAAGCTATCGGCGCGAAAACCCTGCTGGTGATTCCCGGCTTTATCCCCGAGGGCGAGGACCCGGAGGAGTGCACCCGCCGGAGGATAGAGCGCACAAAGCGGCTCTCAGAGCTGGCGGACAGAGAGGGCCTTGCCCTTACCATGGAGGACTTCGACAACGAGAGCTCCCCTATCGCCACAAGCCGGGGTATGCTGCGGTTTATGGACGCTGTGCCGGGGCTTTCCGCCTGCTTTGACACGGGCAACTTCTACTTTGCCGGGGAGGACGCTCTCGAGGCCTATGAAAGGCTCCGGGGGCGCATAGGCCACGTGCACCTAAAGGACCGGGCATTGGGCACGGATTTTGGCACGGAGCAGCGCAGGACCACAAGCGGCGGGCCCATGAACCCCAGCCCCGTGGGGGCGGGGGTGATACCTATGAGAGAGCTGCTGGACAGGATAAGGGCCGGGGGATACAGGGGCGCGTATACCATAGAGCACTATGGGGCGGGGCCTATGCTGGAGTGCCTTAAACGCTCGGTGGAGTGGCTGGTGCAAAGGCTATGA
- a CDS encoding SEC-C metal-binding domain-containing protein: MALLEQWRTYAQEQQEKKGAKFWQEYFKQETEFYKAILQSKPRKSTVQSYAKKFGVDLVTMTGFLDGINDSLKTPNDLESIEADSEVSLAYDKELLYKNMVEAKAEWLYNLPEWEPLLTQERRRELYREQKQSKTVVKGPKIGRNDPCPCGSGKKYKKCCGRDQ, from the coding sequence GTGGCACTATTGGAGCAGTGGCGCACCTATGCCCAGGAGCAGCAGGAGAAAAAGGGCGCGAAATTCTGGCAGGAGTATTTCAAACAGGAGACCGAGTTCTATAAGGCGATCCTCCAGAGCAAGCCCAGAAAGAGCACCGTGCAGTCCTACGCAAAGAAGTTCGGGGTGGACCTTGTGACAATGACCGGCTTTCTGGACGGCATAAACGACAGCCTGAAAACCCCGAACGATCTGGAGAGCATAGAGGCCGACTCTGAGGTGAGCCTGGCCTATGACAAGGAGCTGCTGTATAAGAACATGGTGGAGGCCAAGGCCGAGTGGCTGTATAACCTGCCGGAGTGGGAGCCCCTTCTGACACAGGAGCGCCGCCGTGAGCTCTATCGGGAGCAGAAGCAGTCAAAGACAGTGGTGAAGGGCCCGAAGATAGGCCGCAACGACCCCTGCCCCTGCGGCAGCGGGAAGAAGTACAAGAAGTGCTGCGGAAGAGATCAGTGA
- a CDS encoding CCA tRNA nucleotidyltransferase: MPKISPPGHILEIISRLESRGFETWCAGGCVRDALLLREPSDWDIATAALPQETAACFPGLRVLETGAAHGTVTLITPKGPVEVTTLRVDGEYTGHRRPIGVSFSRNIKEDLARRDFTVNALAYHPERGLLDPFGGQEDLHRGLLRCVGDPMRRFDEDALRILRAARFSAALGFEIEKGTLSAALDSLGLIKSLSGERVRQELTKLLCAPGAGTALKRYPRIILAALPELSSLPSPQEVPPELVPRWAALLRDCAPDSARGLLRRLRFPNREISEITRLIRQLPLTPQGLSLWKRLETAGLTLKDLAVSGGDLISLGYSPGPGLGAALEGLLRGVLSGELQNSREALLSHAAKNM, translated from the coding sequence ATGCCGAAAATATCCCCGCCGGGACATATACTGGAAATCATCTCCCGGCTGGAGTCCCGGGGCTTTGAGACCTGGTGCGCGGGGGGCTGCGTCCGGGACGCGCTGCTCCTGCGGGAACCCTCGGACTGGGACATAGCCACCGCCGCCCTGCCCCAGGAGACCGCCGCCTGCTTTCCCGGGCTCAGGGTCCTTGAGACCGGCGCGGCCCACGGCACCGTTACCCTTATCACCCCCAAAGGCCCGGTGGAGGTGACCACCCTCCGGGTGGACGGGGAGTATACCGGCCACCGCCGCCCTATAGGGGTCAGCTTTTCCCGGAACATAAAAGAGGACCTCGCCCGCCGGGACTTCACGGTGAACGCCCTGGCGTACCACCCGGAGCGGGGCCTTCTGGACCCCTTCGGCGGACAGGAGGACCTTCACAGGGGGCTGCTGCGCTGTGTGGGGGACCCTATGCGCCGCTTTGACGAGGACGCCCTGCGCATACTGCGGGCCGCGCGCTTCTCGGCGGCGCTGGGGTTTGAGATAGAGAAGGGCACGCTCTCGGCGGCGCTGGACAGCCTGGGCCTTATAAAGAGCCTGTCCGGCGAGCGGGTACGGCAGGAGCTCACAAAGCTCCTCTGCGCCCCGGGGGCGGGGACCGCGCTGAAAAGGTACCCCCGGATAATCCTCGCCGCCCTGCCGGAGCTCTCCTCTCTCCCCTCTCCCCAGGAGGTTCCGCCGGAACTCGTACCCCGCTGGGCGGCGCTTTTGCGGGACTGCGCCCCGGACAGCGCCCGGGGGCTTCTTCGCCGCCTGCGCTTTCCAAACCGGGAGATATCGGAGATAACCCGGCTCATAAGGCAGCTGCCCCTCACCCCCCAGGGTCTGAGCCTTTGGAAACGGCTGGAGACCGCCGGGCTCACCTTAAAGGACCTGGCCGTCTCCGGCGGGGACCTGATATCTCTTGGGTACAGCCCGGGCCCGGGGCTGGGGGCGGCCCTTGAGGGGCTCCTGCGGGGGGTGCTCTCCGGGGAGCTTCAAAACAGCCGGGAAGCGCTCCTCTCCCATGCCGCAAAAAATATGTAG
- a CDS encoding type II toxin-antitoxin system PemK/MazF family toxin produces the protein MNVHRGDIYYADLSPVVGSEQGGVRPVLIIQNDVGNRFSPTVIAAAITSQRDKASLPTHIEVDAQGSGLIKDSVVLLEQVRTLDKHRLREKMGRLDQSSMDRVNQALSISFGLGGQDPRGSGAPRGGEPPQFS, from the coding sequence GTGAACGTACACAGAGGAGACATCTATTACGCCGACCTGAGCCCGGTGGTGGGCTCGGAGCAGGGGGGCGTGCGGCCGGTGCTTATCATACAGAACGACGTGGGCAACCGGTTCAGCCCCACGGTTATCGCCGCCGCTATCACCAGCCAGAGGGACAAAGCCAGCCTGCCCACCCACATCGAGGTGGACGCCCAGGGCAGCGGGCTGATAAAGGACTCGGTGGTGCTTTTGGAGCAGGTGCGAACCCTTGACAAGCACCGCCTTCGGGAGAAGATGGGCAGGCTGGACCAGAGCTCCATGGACCGGGTGAACCAGGCCTTGTCCATCAGCTTCGGTCTTGGGGGCCAGGACCCCAGGGGCAGCGGGGCTCCCCGGGGCGGGGAGCCCCCCCAATTCAGCTAA